The following are encoded together in the Mesoterricola sediminis genome:
- a CDS encoding helix-turn-helix domain-containing protein has translation MGIECRRREFRERQPILLQVPAPAVLPRKAYTIEEAAEVLDGGRNTIMRLIEEKRLRTVRCGKRVIIPVVAVDDFLAAPNPEDTG, from the coding sequence ATGGGGATTGAATGCCGGCGCCGTGAATTCCGGGAGCGCCAGCCGATCCTGCTCCAGGTGCCCGCCCCGGCGGTCTTGCCGCGGAAGGCCTACACCATCGAGGAGGCCGCTGAAGTTCTGGATGGTGGGCGGAACACAATCATGCGGCTCATCGAGGAGAAGCGGCTCCGTACCGTGCGTTGCGGCAAGCGCGTGATCATCCCAGTCGTGGCGGTGGACGATTTCCTCGCGGCCCCGAACCCGGAAGACACGGGATAG
- a CDS encoding HlyD family secretion protein, with protein sequence MPAPAGAPLFRQEALEAYLRDRNGREILRVSPLWSWTVTVTLACLLAAALAFAFLGKVDVIEKGPGILRPQGGVRLLSAQAEGVISQVLARTGDPVKAGDPILRLEAPQLKGAIQEADLTLAAHVREQAEVADNQASLFAQQRAMAQVRVEHLERETASFLRTRDRAADQLSAQRELHRQGLISRMEMLDHENRFDAAQRDVASGESELSRARQELAMLETQRRQQVWQQKTGVALAQARRVSLEHRLGQTLIASPVDGIVDGLVLRAGDLVSPGAVTAKVIPLGTPLRVIAFLREKDRAFVRETDPVTLELAQYPHAEFGTLKGQVVRVGTDLAGPAEIQEAFGVPEGPVASPSFRVEIQLDPGQGNQWNLRSGMLLEARFTLRRQRLAALVLDPLRRWLR encoded by the coding sequence ATGCCCGCCCCCGCCGGTGCCCCCCTGTTCCGCCAGGAAGCGCTGGAGGCCTATCTTCGCGACCGGAACGGCCGGGAAATTCTGCGGGTGAGCCCCCTCTGGAGTTGGACCGTCACGGTGACTCTCGCCTGCCTGCTGGCGGCCGCGCTTGCCTTCGCCTTCCTGGGGAAGGTCGATGTCATCGAGAAAGGCCCGGGCATCCTGCGGCCGCAGGGCGGTGTGCGCCTCCTCTCGGCCCAGGCGGAAGGGGTGATCTCCCAGGTGCTGGCCAGGACCGGCGACCCGGTCAAGGCGGGGGATCCCATCCTGCGGCTGGAGGCCCCCCAGCTCAAGGGCGCCATCCAGGAAGCGGACCTGACCCTGGCTGCGCACGTTCGCGAACAGGCAGAGGTCGCCGACAACCAGGCGTCCCTGTTCGCGCAACAGAGGGCCATGGCCCAGGTCCGGGTCGAGCATCTTGAGCGGGAGACAGCGAGTTTCCTCCGCACCCGTGACCGCGCCGCCGATCAGCTCTCCGCCCAAAGGGAATTGCACAGGCAGGGCCTCATCAGCCGGATGGAAATGCTGGATCATGAAAACCGGTTCGATGCCGCCCAACGGGATGTCGCTTCCGGCGAGAGCGAGCTGAGCCGGGCCCGCCAGGAGCTGGCCATGCTGGAGACCCAGCGGCGGCAGCAGGTGTGGCAGCAGAAGACCGGGGTTGCCCTGGCCCAGGCACGGCGCGTATCCCTGGAACACCGCCTGGGGCAGACGCTCATTGCCAGCCCGGTGGACGGGATCGTGGACGGCCTGGTCCTGCGGGCGGGGGATCTGGTCAGCCCAGGTGCCGTGACAGCCAAGGTGATCCCCCTCGGCACGCCCCTCAGGGTCATCGCCTTCCTCCGGGAAAAGGACAGGGCCTTCGTGCGCGAAACCGATCCGGTGACCCTGGAACTGGCGCAGTATCCCCACGCCGAATTCGGGACCCTCAAGGGACAGGTGGTGCGGGTGGGCACGGATCTGGCGGGCCCGGCGGAAATCCAGGAAGCCTTCGGCGTTCCCGAAGGACCGGTGGCCAGTCCCAGCTTCCGGGTGGAAATCCAGCTCGACCCGGGTCAGGGGAATCAATGGAACCTCCGATCGGGCATGCTGCTCGAGGCCCGGTTCACCCTGCGCCGCCAGCGTCTCGCGGCCCTGGTCCTTGACCCGCTCCGCCGGTGGCTGCGTTGA
- a CDS encoding cysteine peptidase family C39 domain-containing protein, which translates to MAALSRRARVPFIPQMENAECGAACLAMILGRLGHHAPLPEVRQACNVGRDLDANQNQAASALQKQSTPETGSESWADGSHQRNSGPGQHSGRRP; encoded by the coding sequence GTGGCTGCGTTGAGCCGGCGCGCACGGGTCCCCTTCATCCCCCAGATGGAGAACGCGGAATGCGGGGCCGCCTGCCTCGCCATGATCCTGGGCCGCCTGGGCCATCACGCGCCGTTGCCGGAGGTGCGCCAGGCATGCAATGTGGGCCGCGACTTGGATGCTAACCAAAACCAGGCCGCTTCTGCTCTCCAGAAGCAGTCCACACCTGAAACAGGATCGGAATCCTGGGCGGATGGCAGCCATCAGCGAAACTCCGGGCCAGGGCAGCACTCGGGGCGGAGGCCGTAG
- a CDS encoding ParB/RepB/Spo0J family partition protein yields MDLEFHQIDLRYEHLRRRDPQGERQLLASLAADGQKVPVVVLALGQDRYALLDGYKRFRALRRLKRDTLEAALWYLGEVDALLLERMMRTSEPDSALEEAWFLCELRDRFQMPPEELARRFGRTPSWVSRRLALVEELPGEVQEHVLFGRLSAHTAMKVLVPLARANRRDCLNLCTALLKAPFTTREAVALKAAWQQSRAEARERLLADPVLFLRSQRALAAPEGLANPFHLWLEDLGTLAAVARRAKQHLGRGALVLHHSASEVQEASAALRQAAGDCQALFQRSERELPHA; encoded by the coding sequence ATGGACCTCGAATTCCACCAGATCGATCTCCGCTACGAGCATCTGCGTCGCCGTGATCCCCAGGGCGAGCGTCAACTGCTGGCCTCCCTGGCCGCGGATGGCCAGAAGGTGCCGGTGGTGGTGCTGGCCCTGGGGCAGGACCGTTACGCCCTCCTGGACGGCTACAAGCGTTTCCGGGCCCTGCGCCGCCTGAAGCGGGACACGCTGGAGGCCGCCCTCTGGTACCTGGGCGAGGTCGATGCCCTGCTGCTGGAGCGGATGATGCGGACCTCTGAGCCGGACAGCGCCCTGGAGGAGGCATGGTTCCTGTGCGAGCTGCGGGACCGGTTCCAGATGCCGCCCGAGGAACTGGCCAGGCGTTTCGGGCGCACCCCGAGCTGGGTATCCCGGCGGCTGGCCCTGGTGGAGGAACTGCCCGGCGAGGTGCAGGAGCACGTGCTATTCGGCCGGCTTTCCGCCCACACCGCCATGAAGGTCCTGGTCCCGTTGGCGCGCGCCAACCGCCGGGACTGCCTGAACCTGTGCACGGCCCTGCTGAAGGCCCCGTTCACCACCCGGGAGGCCGTGGCCCTCAAGGCCGCCTGGCAGCAAAGCCGGGCCGAGGCCCGTGAACGCCTCCTGGCCGATCCCGTGCTGTTCCTCCGCTCCCAGCGGGCCCTGGCGGCCCCGGAGGGCCTGGCCAACCCGTTCCATCTCTGGCTGGAGGACCTGGGCACCCTGGCGGCGGTGGCCCGCAGGGCCAAGCAGCACCTGGGCCGCGGGGCGCTGGTCCTGCACCACTCCGCGTCGGAGGTCCAGGAGGCCAGCGCCGCCCTGCGCCAGGCCGCCGGCGACTGCCAGGCCCTGTTCCAGCGCAGCGAGCGAGAGCTGCCCCATGCTTGA
- a CDS encoding ATP-binding domain-containing protein, whose translation MTVHAFTGGAGCGKTYQLMKALSCHLEANPLREGQKVLALTFMHGSRRRLEERLAQQPAARGRTNCSTIDSFAWQLVRRWSSLAAALGFTRLEPDQYEGVCDAAGGLLQVDEVRGWVAATYPILLVDEAQDLTANRLRVVEGLSARQEVFAAADEFQCLNEELRPNPACTWLAQVCSAQELIQPRRTRVTELLDAAAAIRRGEPPTSGTAFKVQLTPKLPLAGTWLIQNLCWFGGGKRVAVITPSLCPFSLGTVSWAAANRTKRGSGPYSIKWEESETKAAESYLSKIALQDVNDIPTLVSILDNAGDFRVARDLADWLDIQKRARGKVTFTRSEIEQAIRQGFAQRRRAHKGDGEGWKGMTVHGAKNREFDNVIVLWPAATGGSDDQKRRLLYNAVTRAKNRCLVLIQAKACLTQPPFA comes from the coding sequence GTGACAGTTCATGCGTTCACGGGTGGTGCCGGCTGTGGCAAGACCTATCAGCTGATGAAGGCTCTGTCTTGCCATCTGGAGGCCAACCCCCTCAGAGAGGGACAGAAAGTTCTGGCCCTGACGTTTATGCATGGCTCCCGGCGCCGGCTGGAAGAACGGCTGGCACAGCAGCCTGCCGCCAGGGGACGGACGAATTGCTCCACTATTGACAGCTTCGCATGGCAATTGGTTCGAAGGTGGTCGTCTCTCGCAGCCGCCCTAGGGTTCACCAGACTTGAGCCGGATCAGTACGAGGGGGTGTGTGACGCCGCAGGCGGCTTGCTACAGGTTGACGAGGTTCGTGGGTGGGTGGCAGCCACTTATCCCATCCTCCTGGTAGATGAGGCACAGGACCTGACTGCCAACCGCCTTCGTGTTGTCGAAGGTTTGTCAGCGAGGCAGGAGGTTTTCGCAGCCGCCGACGAGTTCCAATGCCTGAATGAAGAATTACGCCCCAACCCTGCCTGCACATGGTTGGCCCAGGTTTGTTCAGCTCAGGAACTCATTCAACCCCGACGAACAAGAGTTACAGAACTTCTCGATGCTGCCGCTGCCATTCGCAGAGGAGAGCCGCCCACCTCAGGGACCGCATTCAAAGTCCAATTGACTCCCAAATTGCCGCTTGCCGGAACGTGGCTAATTCAAAATTTATGCTGGTTCGGCGGTGGTAAGCGCGTCGCAGTTATTACACCCTCTTTGTGCCCGTTTTCACTTGGAACCGTGAGTTGGGCCGCAGCGAACAGGACGAAGAGGGGATCAGGTCCATATTCAATCAAATGGGAGGAATCGGAGACGAAAGCCGCCGAAAGTTATCTCAGCAAAATCGCTCTACAAGATGTGAACGACATACCCACCTTAGTTTCCATACTCGACAATGCGGGTGACTTCCGGGTAGCAAGAGATCTTGCAGACTGGTTGGACATACAAAAAAGGGCTCGGGGCAAGGTTACCTTTACGAGAAGTGAGATAGAACAAGCGATCAGGCAAGGATTTGCTCAACGGCGGAGGGCCCACAAAGGTGATGGGGAAGGCTGGAAGGGCATGACTGTCCACGGTGCGAAAAACCGGGAGTTCGACAATGTGATCGTCCTTTGGCCTGCTGCTACAGGCGGCAGTGATGACCAGAAACGTCGGCTTCTCTACAATGCTGTCACCCGAGCAAAGAACCGATGCCTGGTCCTGATCCAAGCGAAGGCGTGCCTAACCCAACCCCCATTTGCATAA
- a CDS encoding lanthionine synthetase C family protein, whose product MGGWSWPTGGTLAPGPAPSGMDGSWRPLLAGPRLKQARAAVDEILDSLPAPQESGWGATLAGGHAGFALAFAYAARGNHGKQGPAWKSRALAHLETSVALLPELRERPGLYAGYSGVAWTVDHLQKMGILDEPEDLNEAVDSALVQLLEKNAWRVPCELIDGLAGIGLYALDRPGGAGSQKVVRLVLERLLASEHRVLHGGAGHEAPIDGWTGSRPQEPDGRIDLGVAHGIPGILGFLASAYGQGHAPALPLLERTLTWLLSCRMSHPDGFVFGRWVNPGNSLAMDGCRLSWCYGDLGIAAVMLGVAKSSGKERWRQVAIHLGSACAERREPWAGIHDAALCHGAAGDAHLFSRLYQETGMARFRDRALEGYDMALGMRRAGTEAGGFLAYIPATEGSEVEWNPDPGWLNGSAGIALSFLAGMDAGDPGWDRPMLVTGGDVMRQK is encoded by the coding sequence ATGGGGGGGTGGAGCTGGCCAACTGGCGGAACCTTGGCCCCTGGCCCGGCACCTTCGGGCATGGATGGATCCTGGCGCCCCCTTCTGGCAGGTCCACGCCTGAAGCAGGCGAGAGCGGCCGTCGATGAGATCCTGGACAGCTTGCCGGCACCGCAGGAATCGGGGTGGGGAGCCACCCTTGCCGGCGGGCATGCCGGGTTTGCGTTGGCCTTCGCCTACGCGGCAAGGGGCAACCATGGGAAGCAGGGCCCTGCCTGGAAATCCAGAGCCTTGGCGCATCTCGAAACCAGTGTGGCGCTGCTTCCCGAGCTGCGGGAGCGCCCCGGCCTTTACGCCGGCTACAGCGGAGTCGCCTGGACAGTGGATCACCTGCAGAAAATGGGGATTCTGGATGAGCCGGAGGATCTGAACGAAGCTGTTGATTCGGCCTTGGTGCAGCTCCTGGAGAAGAATGCATGGCGGGTGCCGTGTGAACTCATCGACGGATTGGCGGGAATCGGCCTTTATGCCTTGGACCGGCCCGGCGGAGCTGGCTCCCAAAAGGTGGTCCGCCTGGTGCTTGAACGGCTCTTGGCGTCCGAGCACCGGGTGCTTCATGGGGGGGCGGGGCATGAGGCCCCTATCGACGGCTGGACCGGATCGCGCCCGCAAGAGCCGGACGGCCGAATCGACCTGGGGGTCGCCCACGGAATCCCGGGAATCCTCGGGTTCCTGGCTAGTGCCTACGGCCAGGGGCACGCGCCGGCATTGCCGTTGCTCGAGCGCACTTTGACCTGGCTGCTCTCCTGCCGGATGTCACATCCTGACGGTTTTGTATTCGGCCGCTGGGTAAACCCAGGGAATTCTTTGGCCATGGACGGCTGTCGGCTTTCATGGTGCTACGGCGATCTCGGGATTGCAGCCGTGATGCTGGGTGTCGCCAAGAGTTCCGGAAAGGAACGGTGGCGCCAGGTGGCGATTCATTTGGGGTCGGCTTGCGCCGAACGACGGGAACCATGGGCCGGAATCCATGATGCGGCCCTGTGCCATGGTGCCGCGGGGGATGCGCATCTGTTCTCGCGGCTGTACCAGGAGACCGGTATGGCCCGGTTTCGCGACAGGGCCTTGGAGGGATATGACATGGCGCTGGGCATGCGCAGAGCCGGAACCGAGGCCGGAGGGTTTCTTGCCTACATTCCCGCAACGGAAGGCAGCGAGGTGGAATGGAACCCTGACCCGGGCTGGCTGAACGGTTCAGCGGGGATAGCGCTGAGCTTCCTGGCCGGGATGGATGCGGGGGATCCCGGATGGGATCGACCCATGCTTGTCACGGGAGGAGATGTCATGCGTCAGAAGTAA
- the istA gene encoding IS21 family transposase has protein sequence MLDESKRTAILVLREQGHTIRGIARAVRASRDTVGRVLAAGAPTIPENQRPEKAEPHREEILELFPACKGNLIRVHEILRERGADLSYQALTGFCRRHGIGHPGPQPSGEYHFQPGEEMQHDTSPHRVRIGERMLLIQDASLVLCHSRMLFHQYYPTFNRFWCKVFLTEALQFFGGACARCMIDNTHVVVSQGTGASMIPAPEMAAFAERFGFEFRAHALGHANRSARVERPFDYIENNFLAGREFRDWDDLNRQARDWCEKVNATRKRSLQASPRELFLEERTQLRPLPIWVPTVYQLHQRIGDIQGFVSIGGNRYSIPYALIGHQLEVRETRDQIEVFVGPRQVATHRKVLDASGQRVIDPAHRAPRGQGRSKRTTSPEEVDLLLAEPALAGYVAAFRVRHPGRMLRMLRRLQAMVRDYPRAPLLAAIGTALEYGLFDLERLDRMVLRHIAREYFVLGDTAGDPTPDPKEDDHEG, from the coding sequence ATGCTTGACGAGTCGAAACGGACCGCCATCCTGGTGCTCCGCGAGCAGGGGCACACGATCCGGGGCATCGCCCGGGCCGTGAGGGCCTCGCGGGACACCGTGGGCCGGGTGCTGGCGGCAGGGGCCCCGACGATCCCCGAAAACCAGCGGCCGGAGAAGGCCGAGCCGCACCGGGAGGAGATCCTGGAACTGTTCCCGGCCTGCAAGGGCAACCTGATCCGGGTCCACGAGATCCTGCGCGAACGCGGCGCCGACCTGTCCTACCAGGCGCTGACGGGGTTCTGCCGCCGCCACGGCATCGGCCACCCGGGACCCCAGCCCTCCGGGGAATACCATTTCCAACCCGGCGAGGAGATGCAGCACGACACCAGTCCGCACCGGGTGCGGATCGGGGAGCGGATGCTCCTCATCCAGGACGCAAGCCTGGTGCTCTGCCATTCCCGGATGCTGTTCCACCAGTACTACCCGACCTTCAACCGCTTCTGGTGCAAGGTGTTCCTCACGGAAGCCCTGCAGTTCTTTGGTGGGGCCTGCGCCCGCTGCATGATCGACAACACCCACGTGGTGGTGTCCCAGGGCACGGGGGCGTCCATGATCCCCGCGCCGGAGATGGCGGCATTCGCCGAGCGGTTCGGATTCGAGTTCCGCGCCCATGCGCTGGGCCATGCCAACCGCAGCGCCCGGGTGGAGCGGCCATTCGATTACATCGAGAACAACTTCCTGGCCGGCCGCGAATTCCGGGACTGGGACGATCTCAACCGGCAGGCCCGGGACTGGTGCGAGAAGGTCAACGCCACCCGCAAGCGCAGCCTCCAGGCCAGCCCGAGGGAGCTGTTCCTGGAGGAGCGGACCCAGCTCAGGCCGCTGCCCATCTGGGTCCCCACCGTCTACCAGCTCCACCAGAGGATCGGGGACATCCAGGGCTTCGTCAGCATCGGAGGCAACCGCTACTCCATCCCCTATGCGCTGATCGGCCACCAGCTCGAAGTGCGGGAGACCCGCGACCAGATCGAGGTCTTTGTTGGTCCAAGGCAGGTGGCTACCCACCGCAAGGTGCTGGACGCCTCCGGCCAGCGGGTGATCGATCCCGCCCACCGGGCCCCTCGCGGCCAGGGCCGGAGCAAACGAACCACCAGCCCTGAGGAGGTGGACCTGCTGCTGGCAGAGCCGGCCCTGGCCGGGTACGTCGCCGCCTTCCGGGTCCGGCATCCGGGCCGGATGCTGCGCATGCTGAGGCGGCTGCAGGCCATGGTCCGGGACTACCCCCGCGCCCCGCTGCTGGCCGCCATCGGGACCGCCCTGGAATACGGCCTGTTCGACCTGGAGCGGCTGGACCGGATGGTGCTTCGGCACATCGCCCGGGAGTACTTCGTACTCGGAGACACCGCCGGCGACCCCACCCCTGATCCCAAGGAGGACGACCATGAAGGATGA
- the istB gene encoding IS21-like element helper ATPase IstB gives MKDDLEQLLRNLHLGRMAEILDQELAEAAKEEPSYEEFLARLLRAQWHHQQESAMAYRIRQARLPENWTLESFPYKQQPSVNQRQIRSFGELDFIAKAENIVFIGPTGVGKTGLASGILLKALQNGHRGLFIRAQDLFDEMYASLADRSSRKLLTRLSRIQVLLIDELGYLNIKPEQTNIFFKLMEERYNRYPTIITTNLDFPEWQNFLGNPGLVEALLSRLRHRCKTVRINGVSLRDPQG, from the coding sequence ATGAAGGATGACTTGGAGCAACTGCTCAGAAACCTGCATCTGGGGCGGATGGCCGAGATCCTGGACCAGGAGTTGGCGGAGGCCGCCAAGGAGGAGCCCTCCTACGAGGAGTTCCTGGCGCGGCTGCTGCGGGCGCAATGGCATCACCAGCAGGAATCGGCGATGGCCTACCGGATCCGGCAGGCCAGGCTTCCGGAGAACTGGACCCTGGAGAGCTTCCCCTACAAGCAGCAGCCCTCCGTCAACCAGCGCCAGATCCGGTCCTTCGGTGAACTGGACTTCATCGCCAAGGCCGAGAACATCGTGTTCATCGGCCCGACCGGGGTGGGCAAGACGGGGCTGGCGTCCGGGATCCTCCTCAAGGCCCTGCAGAACGGGCACCGCGGCCTGTTCATCCGCGCCCAGGACCTGTTCGACGAGATGTACGCCTCCCTGGCGGACAGGTCCTCCCGCAAGCTCCTGACACGCCTGTCCCGGATCCAGGTCCTCCTGATCGACGAACTGGGCTACCTGAACATCAAGCCGGAGCAGACCAACATCTTTTTCAAGCTCATGGAGGAGCGTTACAACCGCTACCCCACGATCATCACCACCAACCTGGACTTCCCTGAGTGGCAGAACTTCCTGGGCAACCCGGGACTGGTGGAAGCCCTGCTGAGCCGGCTGCGGCACCGGTGCAAGACGGTGCGCATCAACGGCGTGTCCCTGCGTGACCCACAGGGCTGA
- a CDS encoding lantibiotic dehydratase, which translates to MEDKKPAFHLDDFFAFRIPLLPYRDWETWSEGLRAAPAQAGPDGFRQAYAFDMELLRSRLRLWAARPEVREALFVASPDLVDSLPRWAETPDSEGGRRTERALVRYLARMCNRPTPFGLFAAHGTGHLGPETRLSIAPRVSWNRHSRLDMGYVDQFVAVLEQDRGLRGALSFRPNSSLYTAGGQIRWVRSWIEAGGRRFELMGARMDDPLRALLEAARDGIGLTGLTDLLWDGELAQEEIHGYLHAVIDRQILVSDLQPPATGKEPLKGLAAQLDRTPSSQAMATSLSHVARLLEDLDSRGLGQPPEAYRALRSALPHADSGPFGSRPWQVDLFHPPDSFALGHSLQAEIMAAVTCLRRFGFRRPFDPLGPFKAAFTRRYEDHWPPLLEALDPESGIGLDGTGGDVALGVPLLEGLEGKSLEAAEESGESAFTALEAHLLKRIQALESSIPPCLDLQEADMKALNREPAVPLPDSFSLMVELAGRSVEALDSGDGWILVHAGGGPSAARMLGRFCHGDPDLASKVRSHLKREEGLRPGALFAEIAHLGEGRMGNVLARPVLRDYEIPCLGRSGAEPDRWLPLEDLHVGLRGERLVLWSRKHDREVLPRLASAAAYQDRGNEIYRFLGLLQDQGVQNFLGFSWGRLETEPCLPRLTCGRMVFARAQWRLETADLDPIRRAYDAQGRFLAFQELRQGRRLPRRLVLADSDQELPVDLDNPLSVEALWSLLRVRKGAVLLEDFPSADLLPARGPDGAYRHQLILTFLGEHGQVPLPEPPPRLGRNPVLHAPGSEWLYARLYMGRHTADRLLAGALGGWIRDVMRSGMADRWFFLRYSDPEPHLRLRFHGDPGILWGHLLPSLKLAAQPWLAEGSAWGFQLDAYVPETGRYGGTDNLERAERVFQLDSDAVLEWLGSGAGSPGADRWRLAMVSVDGYYEAAGFTLQERLAQARARREDFRVEFGLHRPERRQRLGAAFRRERPALSRILAGPELEPGGPALAILEARNSRLRVELEAMRALEASGGLEGSFEAVLASLLHMSINRLLASAQRPQEAVIHDFLVRWYESWLGRDRKAP; encoded by the coding sequence ATGGAAGATAAAAAACCCGCATTCCACCTGGACGACTTCTTCGCCTTCCGGATTCCCTTGCTCCCCTACCGGGACTGGGAAACGTGGAGTGAGGGCCTGCGCGCCGCTCCGGCCCAGGCTGGCCCGGATGGATTCCGTCAGGCCTATGCCTTCGACATGGAACTTCTGCGCAGTCGCCTCCGCCTCTGGGCGGCACGTCCCGAAGTCAGGGAAGCCCTTTTCGTGGCATCACCGGACCTGGTGGACAGCCTGCCCCGATGGGCCGAAACCCCAGACAGCGAAGGAGGCCGCCGAACGGAACGGGCCTTGGTCCGTTACTTGGCCCGGATGTGCAACCGCCCCACCCCTTTCGGCCTGTTCGCCGCCCACGGAACCGGCCACCTGGGTCCCGAGACCCGCCTGAGCATCGCCCCCCGGGTATCCTGGAATCGCCATTCCCGGCTGGACATGGGCTACGTTGACCAGTTCGTGGCCGTGTTGGAACAGGATCGCGGTCTCCGCGGAGCCCTCTCCTTCCGGCCCAACTCCAGTCTTTATACCGCGGGCGGGCAAATCCGCTGGGTTCGCAGTTGGATCGAGGCCGGCGGACGCCGGTTCGAACTGATGGGCGCCAGGATGGACGACCCCCTCCGCGCCTTGCTGGAAGCAGCCCGGGACGGAATCGGCCTGACGGGATTGACGGACCTCCTTTGGGATGGTGAGCTGGCCCAAGAGGAGATCCATGGGTACCTTCATGCCGTGATTGACCGCCAGATCCTGGTGTCAGACCTACAGCCCCCGGCGACGGGGAAGGAGCCTTTGAAAGGATTGGCGGCCCAACTTGACCGGACGCCATCTTCCCAGGCCATGGCCACGTCCCTGTCCCATGTAGCCCGCTTGCTGGAGGACTTGGATTCCCGCGGGTTGGGCCAACCCCCGGAGGCCTACCGGGCCTTGAGGTCCGCCCTGCCACATGCAGACTCGGGGCCTTTCGGCTCAAGGCCTTGGCAGGTGGACCTTTTCCACCCGCCCGACTCCTTCGCCCTGGGGCACAGCCTGCAGGCGGAGATCATGGCCGCGGTGACCTGTTTGAGGCGTTTCGGCTTCCGAAGGCCCTTCGATCCCCTCGGCCCCTTCAAGGCGGCCTTCACCCGGCGCTATGAGGACCATTGGCCGCCCCTGCTGGAGGCGCTGGATCCTGAATCCGGCATCGGTCTCGACGGAACCGGCGGTGACGTGGCGTTGGGGGTCCCCCTGCTGGAGGGGCTCGAAGGGAAATCCTTGGAAGCCGCGGAGGAGTCCGGGGAATCGGCCTTTACAGCCCTGGAGGCCCACCTGCTGAAACGGATCCAGGCCCTGGAAAGTTCCATCCCGCCATGCCTGGATTTGCAGGAAGCGGACATGAAGGCCCTTAACCGTGAACCGGCGGTGCCCCTGCCGGATTCCTTTTCGCTCATGGTGGAGTTGGCTGGCCGATCCGTCGAGGCCTTGGATTCCGGCGACGGGTGGATCCTGGTCCATGCTGGAGGGGGACCCTCCGCGGCCAGGATGCTGGGGCGTTTCTGCCACGGGGATCCCGATCTGGCCTCCAAGGTCCGCAGCCATTTGAAACGGGAGGAGGGGCTCCGACCGGGGGCCCTCTTCGCCGAGATCGCGCACCTGGGGGAAGGCCGGATGGGCAACGTTCTGGCGCGGCCCGTCCTGCGGGACTACGAGATCCCTTGCCTGGGACGTTCGGGAGCGGAGCCGGACCGGTGGCTTCCCCTGGAGGACCTTCATGTGGGGCTGCGGGGTGAACGCCTGGTCCTATGGTCCCGCAAGCACGACCGGGAGGTGCTGCCGCGCCTTGCCAGCGCCGCCGCCTACCAGGACCGCGGCAACGAGATCTACCGATTCCTAGGGCTTCTTCAGGACCAGGGCGTCCAGAACTTCCTGGGCTTCTCCTGGGGACGGCTCGAAACCGAGCCCTGCCTGCCCCGGCTCACCTGCGGGCGGATGGTGTTTGCCCGCGCCCAATGGCGCCTGGAGACGGCGGATCTTGACCCCATCCGGCGCGCTTATGACGCCCAGGGCCGGTTCCTAGCATTCCAGGAACTCCGGCAGGGGCGGAGGCTCCCCCGGCGTCTGGTACTGGCGGACAGCGACCAGGAACTGCCGGTGGACCTGGACAACCCCCTGAGCGTCGAGGCCTTGTGGTCCCTGCTCCGAGTCCGGAAGGGGGCCGTGCTGCTGGAGGATTTCCCCTCCGCAGACCTCCTGCCGGCGCGTGGCCCCGATGGCGCCTACCGGCATCAACTCATCCTGACCTTCCTGGGGGAGCACGGACAGGTTCCGCTACCCGAGCCTCCGCCTCGGCTCGGCCGAAACCCCGTCCTTCATGCCCCAGGTTCCGAGTGGCTGTACGCCAGGCTCTACATGGGCCGGCACACCGCGGACAGACTCCTGGCCGGCGCCCTGGGTGGATGGATCCGGGATGTGATGCGGTCAGGCATGGCGGACCGCTGGTTCTTCCTTCGCTACTCGGATCCTGAGCCTCACCTGCGCCTGCGCTTCCACGGTGATCCAGGGATCCTGTGGGGGCACCTCCTTCCCAGCCTCAAGCTCGCTGCGCAACCCTGGCTCGCCGAAGGCTCCGCCTGGGGGTTCCAGTTGGATGCCTATGTTCCAGAAACCGGCCGCTATGGCGGCACGGACAACCTGGAGCGGGCGGAACGGGTCTTCCAACTGGACAGCGATGCAGTCCTGGAATGGCTCGGGTCCGGCGCCGGCAGCCCCGGCGCCGACCGCTGGAGGCTTGCCATGGTCAGCGTTGACGGCTACTACGAGGCCGCAGGATTCACCCTGCAGGAACGGCTGGCCCAGGCCCGGGCGCGCAGGGAGGACTTCCGCGTGGAATTCGGCCTCCACCGCCCGGAACGCCGCCAGCGCCTGGGTGCGGCGTTCCGGCGGGAGCGGCCGGCGCTGTCCCGGATCCTGGCCGGCCCGGAACTCGAGCCCGGCGGCCCCGCCCTGGCCATCCTGGAAGCCCGGAATTCCCGGTTGAGGGTGGAACTTGAGGCCATGCGGGCCCTGGAGGCTTCAGGCGGCCTGGAGGGCTCCTTCGAGGCCGTACTGGCCAGCCTCCTGCACATGTCCATCAACCGGCTCCTGGCTTCGGCCCAGCGGCCCCAGGAGGCAGTGATCCATGATTTCCTGGTCCGCTGGTACGAATCCTGGCTGGGCCGGGACCGGAAGGCACCCTAG